The sequence TTATTGTAACGATTGTCAACTTATTCTTTAAATAATGATAGTCGCATTTCGTAAGCAGATGAAATAATTTGCGCAAAACTGTGTCGACACTTTACAAGTTAACTGAGTTAGGAGTTTAGTTACTCGTCCGAGTACAGTCGACCAGAAAAGTGACGCTATCAAGATAAGAATCGGTTGCCGGTATTTCTTGTGCGGAAAACTTTTTACGAAGAATTTTCGAGTCCGTCGCGAATCGCAGAGATATCGCTGGCGCGATGGAAACGACGGagaaaaatgattttcttaatatttacttacgatctacaataggtacattttgGTCATTTACATAATAACTTGTTCGTTTCTTTGTTGTTTGTTATCAAACGTGGCTAGTAGAATTACATTACGCTGAAAAAACTACTTATGATTATGTGCGTTTTATTCATTTGTAAAATACGTTTGGTTGCAATTCCAATTGAATATCGTGTAAACAGATTTGGAACGTCTCGTGTTATTTGGAACACCCTAATTTTGTCGAGTTCTGGCCTTATAAATCACGTCCGCGGCCTCCCCAATAGGGCGACGGCCGGCAAGCACTTAGTTATGTACAGTAAAATGCTTATCAAGTTAACATACAAACGCAGtcccaaataataataaaaactctaCTTATTAAATGTTCACATTATGATGTCAAAATTTCTAAATGCTAAAGGCGTATCGCCTCAAAATCCGGTTAATCCGTATAAAATGGCCAAAGAAAGTGAATCAATTTTCAAagcatatttttaatacatagcACAATGTCCAAACGTTTGGGAAACTAGCACGAATACGACACACAGGCTAGGCTAATATCACAGGAGTGCTGGGAACGCTGTCCTCTCCGCCCACCCGGCCCGCGCCACCccagtacctacctattcacCATTCAAAGGGACGAAACGGGCCACTACTGATATATTTTGCGACAGTTaagattttcaaagaaaataacTCGGAAATCACCAATGATTTCTTAACGAATTGCACAATCTGCCGACTGATTACCAACAACCTTATTGTTTCAGATAAGATACCTACGCTCTTATATTTTTTAGTCTTATCAACTCCGatacataatacaataaattacaattgaGTAACATTTTGCAACAAACAGCAAACACATTGGTAACAAAATATAATCATTATAAGACGGTAACAGgctttaaaatataatagacAGAACAACTCAACGATATTTTTCCGTCACTAGGAAGAGTACAGCTAGGAAAGTGGTACGTGACAAAATCGTGCCTCGCATACCGCGGCACGGCCGTCGAGTGTTGTCGACTAGTTCACAGATATCGCGTAGATCGACTATAAGACCATTGAAGGTGTTTTTTCCTCGCGACTAACGTAACTCGCGGTAGAGCGCCTCGCGTTGTAAACGCTATGTGCAGCGCAATGCACTTTTACTTTCCAAGTGATCGGATGTTTAGAAACTGTCTGTGTTTCGGTTAGTTCGCACCGAACTTCCCGTActaaaattattcaaataaaaataatactttagcGCGTCGGCACAGCCGTTCCCAGTCATTTTGCACTATCTCTTAAtcactatttttaaattatgtatagTACAATAATGTAACATTATAATCGCTTAGAACTATTTCTCCAATGTGAATCATTAACTCGCCGAGTCCCACAACACGACGCGACGTCATAGCCAACCAAACACTTCAACTGTgcgataataaaaaataaatcgttGAACACTAATTGGACCGCGCCCGTCGGTAGCGCCTGAGCAACTTTCACTAAAGAATAAAAAACACGCTAACAAAGTAAGTACTCCTTAATAACAAAGAATTGGCTAAACGTCAGTCCGGGGTAACGTCCATGATAACACACTGTCCCGCCTCGAGCCGCCGCGCATACCGGGCCGCGCAGGCTCTTCTGACACATTTGTTTCCGAACAGTGTCCGGTAACGCGGTCAGCGACTCGGGCGCATTCGGGGTCACACGAGCGCTCACTCGCGCTCGCTTCACAGCGGGGTAAGGTGCGCCGGCCTGCGCGGTCACGAGTCGAGCACCGTCAGCAGGCTGGGGGGCAGCAGCGCGTCCTGGCGGGGCAGTTGGCGCGCCAGCTGCGCGCAGCCGAGGTTTGCGTCGCCGAGCTCGGGGATGGCGTCGAGCAGAGCTAAGCACTCATCCTCGACGGCCCGTCGCGCCTTTTTGCCGACCCAGGAGTCGTCACATTCCTCACGCGCGCGGCGTCTGCGCGCTTCCTTCTCGCGGCGAGCTTCCTCGCTCAGTCTACAGTAGGTGTTGTTTATGCACACGGACCGGCGCAGGTCACGCGCGGGGTCCTCGATATTCTCTAGTTTTTGAGAGCAGATCTCGATGACGCGCTTGCGCTCCTCATTAGCGCGCAGGCGAGCGGAGATCATGGAGAGCTTGGGGCGAGCGGCGGGCTCCGTGCGCGGCGGGCCGAACATGTCATCCTCCAGCGCATCAGCCAACGCGCAGCCAGCCAGCCCCGCGCCGCGGGCGTCGCGCTCCTCCTGCGGCGTCATCCTGCAACAATAAACAACACCTATTAACTACCAGTAAACACCGAATCGGAAAACCCACGCAAAATCGCTGACGCGCATAATCGGAAAACTCATGGGAAAGCAGACTAATTGTTCATCGCCTCGGGCGATTGGCGTACTATCCAATCGAAagtaatatacaattatttcatAAAGCATACTCGTATTCTTTCCATTCATTGGACTCAATATTTTCAGTGTAGCGTCATCATTGAGTCACACCTACGTTGGCCGTTATTCAAAAACTAATTGTAACAAAGCGGGAGGTAAAGATTTT is a genomic window of Cydia pomonella isolate Wapato2018A chromosome 15, ilCydPomo1, whole genome shotgun sequence containing:
- the LOC133525954 gene encoding uncharacterized protein LOC133525954 isoform X1 encodes the protein MLVSGVFVLTPDISFRMTPQEERDARGAGLAGCALADALEDDMFGPPRTEPAARPKLSMISARLRANEERKRVIEICSQKLENIEDPARDLRRSVCINNTYCRLSEEARREKEARRRRAREECDDSWVGKKARRAVEDECLALLDAIPELGDANLGCAQLARQLPRQDALLPPSLLTVLDS
- the LOC133525954 gene encoding uncharacterized protein LOC133525954 isoform X2; amino-acid sequence: MTPQEERDARGAGLAGCALADALEDDMFGPPRTEPAARPKLSMISARLRANEERKRVIEICSQKLENIEDPARDLRRSVCINNTYCRLSEEARREKEARRRRAREECDDSWVGKKARRAVEDECLALLDAIPELGDANLGCAQLARQLPRQDALLPPSLLTVLDS